TCCGCGCAACTTTGCCCAGCGCCCGTTGCCATCCATAATGATGGCAACATGACGCGGCACAGCTCGCAGATCTGAAGGGTTGGGTTGAGATGCCAGCACCGTCATGATCAGACTTGCATGATTTCCTGTTCTTTATGGGCAAGCACTTCGTCGATCTCGCTGATAACCTTGTCGGTCAGCTTCTGGATCTCTTTTTCCTCGTTATGGAGGTCATCTTTCGAGATCACGCTGTCTTTTTCCCATTTTTTGATCTGGTCGATACCGTCACGGCGGACGTTACGAACCGAAATCTTGGCCTGCTCGGCATATTTGCCGGCAACCTTGGACAGCTCCGCACGACGTTCCTCGTTCAATGCCGGGATCGGCACCCGAACAAGCGTCCCGTCGGCCGCCGGGTTCAGGCCAAGGCCCGAGTCACGGATCGCTTTCTCGACCGATTTAACCATGCTCTTGTCCCAGACCTGTACCGAAAGCATCCGCGATTCCGGAACACTGACAGACGCAACCTGGTTAAGCGGGGTCGGCACGCCGTAGGCTTCAACCATGACCGGTTCTAGAAGGCTTGCACTGGCACGCCCGGTCCGAAGTCCGGTAAATTCCTTGTGCAAAACTTCAACAGCCCCTTCCATACGGCGGGCAAGGTCCTTTTTTAGGCCAGCAACGTCAGACACCTTTAGTCTCCATTCGAAATAATCGTAAACTTACCTTTTGCACAAACCACATCGGCAAAGGCGCCGGGATTATGCAAAGAAAATACAATAACCGGAATATCATTTTCGCGTGCCAATGAAATAGCCGATGCATCCATGACACGCAAATCTTTGGCAAGAACGTCCATATAGGTCAGGGAATCATAGCGTTCCGCGGTCGGGTCGGTCTTCGGATCGGCGGTGTAAACGCCGTCAACCTGCGTCCCCTTAAGCAACGCGTCACAGCCCATTTCAACCGCGCGAAGTGCTGCTGCCGTATCGGTGGTAAAGAACGGGTTGCCGGTCCCGGCCGCAAAAATCACCACCCGGCCCTTTTCCATGTGGCGCACCGCACGACGGCGGATATAGGGCTCACAGACCGATGACATCGGAATGGCCGACTGCACACGGGTCTGGACCCCGTGCCGCTCAAGCGCGTTCTGAACGGCCAGTGCGTTCATGATGGTGGCCAACATGCCCATATAGTCGGCCGTGGCACGTT
The Thalassospira xiamenensis M-5 = DSM 17429 DNA segment above includes these coding regions:
- the frr gene encoding ribosome recycling factor — translated: MSDVAGLKKDLARRMEGAVEVLHKEFTGLRTGRASASLLEPVMVEAYGVPTPLNQVASVSVPESRMLSVQVWDKSMVKSVEKAIRDSGLGLNPAADGTLVRVPIPALNEERRAELSKVAGKYAEQAKISVRNVRRDGIDQIKKWEKDSVISKDDLHNEEKEIQKLTDKVISEIDEVLAHKEQEIMQV
- the pyrH gene encoding UMP kinase produces the protein MAENGQLKFRRVLLKLSGEGLLGKQQYGIDPETVDRIASEIKAVHDMGAEVCMVIGGGNIFRGVKGASQGMERATADYMGMLATIMNALAVQNALERHGVQTRVQSAIPMSSVCEPYIRRRAVRHMEKGRVVIFAAGTGNPFFTTDTAAALRAVEMGCDALLKGTQVDGVYTADPKTDPTAERYDSLTYMDVLAKDLRVMDASAISLARENDIPVIVFSLHNPGAFADVVCAKGKFTIISNGD